The proteins below are encoded in one region of Leishmania mexicana MHOM/GT/2001/U1103 complete genome, chromosome 27:
- a CDS encoding metallo-peptidase, Clan M-, Family M48: MSSSPNLFLRAAVISLNVIGMWDAYLVLRQRRANQTKEMPLYFRKDITDEEFAKAQAYEGEKSTFSLLQHLKGLVMTNMSIFLRLPALLYYLVAQRTSLPTGSFSHNYAAAVAGELISVVLDIPFSYYENFYIEDRHGFNEMTKTEFVKDIVKTLLLRVTLLYPMQIKLIQFVVQRFGERFPLYLFLGMSVMLVLFLLAMPTVIQPLFNKFTPLDVESPLYKKIDLLSKEMGFPLKKVLVVDGSRRSHHSNAYFYGFGSNKRIVLYDTILEQLKDDDEPIIAVLCHELGHWKHNHIYVNLAMALGQFMLISYGARLVVFDKRVYEAFGFHEVDPMIGLNIFAEMFYEPLSTFIGYGFCYVSRRHEFQADRFAVTHNHGEGMKKALLVITKENRASLTPDPLYSALHYTHPPVLERLQEIDAELKKRG; the protein is encoded by the coding sequence TATTTCAGGAAGGACATCACTGACGAGGAGTTTGCGAAGGCGCAGGCGTACGAAGGTGAGAAGAGCACGTTCAGTCTCCTCCAGCATCTGAAGGGGCTCGTGATGACGAACATGAGTATTTTTCTGCGTCTCCCCGCGCTCCTGTACTACCTTGTTGCGCAGCGCACGAGCTTGCCTACCGGCTCCTTCTCTCATAActacgccgccgccgtagccGGGGAGTTGATCTCCGTCGTACTCGACATTCCGTTCTCCTACTACGAGAACTTCTACATTGAGGACCGGCACGGCTTCAACGAGATGACCAAGACAGAGTTCGTAAAGGACATCGTGAAAACGTTGCTCCTCCGCGTTACGCTGCTGTACCCTATGCAGATCAAGCTCATTCAATTTGTGGTGCAACGCTTTGGTGAGCGCTTTCCCTTATACCTCTTCTTGGGAATGTCTGTGATGCTGGTCTTGTTTCTCCTGGCAATGCCAACGGTTATCCAGCCGCTGTTCAACAAGTTTACCCCGCTCGACGTGGAGTCGCCCCTGTACAAGAAGATTGACCTGCTCAGCAAGGAGATGGGCTTTCCGCTGAAGAAGGTCCTCGTTGTCGAtggcagccgccgctcgcACCACAGCAACGCCTACTTCTACGGCTTTGGCAGCAACAAACGTATCGTGCTCTACGACACTATTCTAGAGCAGCTGAAGGATGACGACGAGCCCATCATTGCCGTGCTCTGCCACGAGCTCGGTCATTGGAAGCACAACCACATCTACGTGAACCTCGCCATGGCCCTTGGTCAGTTCATGTTGATATCCTACGGTGCGCGCCTGGTCGTCTTCGACAAGAGGGTCTATGAAGCGTTTGGTTTCCATGAGGTGGATCCGATGATCGGGCTTAACATCTTCGCTGAGATGTTCTACGAGCCCCTGAGTACGTTTATCGGATACGGGTTCTGCTATGTTTCGCGGCGGCACGAGTTTCAAGCGGACCGCTTCGCCGTGACGCATAATCATGGTGAGGGAATGAAGAAGGCCCTCTTAGTGATTACTAAGGAAAACCGTGCCAGCCTAACACCGGATCCACTGTACTCCGCGCTCCACTACACGCACCCGCCCGTGCTCGAGCGGTTGCAGGAGATTGACGCGGAGCTCAAGAAGCGGGGGTAG